The proteins below are encoded in one region of Ostrea edulis chromosome 3, xbOstEdul1.1, whole genome shotgun sequence:
- the LOC130053432 gene encoding uncharacterized protein LOC130053432, whose product MPCNNACCKASLKEKERELERVKKQLSKAQEELELHKSSQLVTGDWITQRDGHPRAGHVPKEIAENHNMMELMPGSGIYVYPKDIRVLSKKKVERVWLVI is encoded by the exons ATGCCCTGCAATAATGCTTGCTGCAAGGCCTCTTTAAAGGAAAAGGAAAGGGAGTTAGAGAGAGTAAAGAAGCAGCTTTCGAAAGCTCAGGAGGAACTTGAGCTTCATAAATCATCACAGTTAGTGACTG GTGATTGGATTACCCAGAGAGATGGGCATCCCAGAGCAGGACATGTTCCTAAAGAGATAGCCGAGAACCACAAT ATGATGGAGCTGATGCCAGGTAGTGGCATCTATGTATACCCAAAGGATATTAGAGTCCTTAGTAAAAAAAAAGTGGAACGGGTATGGCTCGTTATCTGA
- the LOC130053430 gene encoding uncharacterized protein LOC130053430 isoform X2 → MLLLAIFTTKYNLIGEATEQLLKILALALPHGHKLCTSLYEFKLFFKNLRNPLVRHYYCNHCVGYIDNTTVQSCPYEFCKAQFSVRNASYFIEMPLEHQIKNLFAQKGFYESLGHRFKRKSSDNTYEDIYDGKLYKQLSENHGILSFQENISFTFNTDGAPVFKSSKTSIWPIYLVINELPYKQRMQKENMILASLWYGNKKPSMGTFLKPFLKSLQKMNEGIKCISPERGQFLCRGLLLCGTADLPARSLLCNHVQYNGAFSCWKCEQEGETASVGRGHARIFPFQSEEPKGPVRTKENVLENARTAVQDQQVVMGKPVKE, encoded by the exons ATGCTGTTGCTTGCCATATTTACTACGAAGTATAATCTGATTGGAGAGGCAACAGAACAACTTCTAAAGATTCTGGCCTTAGCCCTTCCACATGGTCATAAACTTTGTACGTCATTATATGAATTTAAGTTATTTTTCAAGAATCTGAGGAATCCACTTGTTCGCCACTACTACTGTAATCACTGTGTTGGATATATAGATAACACCACAGTGCAAAGCTGTCCTTATGAATTTTGTAAAGCTCAATTTAGTGTTAGAAATGCCtcttatttcattgaaatgcCATTAGaacatcaaataaaaaatttattcGCTCAGAAAGGATTTTATGAGAGTTTAGGACATAGATTCAAAAGGAAATCCAGTGATAACACCTATGAAGATATTTATGATGGGAAGCTGTACAAACAATTAAGTGAAAATCACGGAATTTTAAGTTTTCAAGAAAACAtatcatttactttcaatactGATGGAGCTCCTGTTTTTAAAAGCAGCAAGACATCTATTTGGCCGATTTATCTTGTTATTAACGAATTACCATATAAGCAGCGGATGCAGAAAGAGAACATGATATTGGCAAGCCTGTGGTATGGAAACAAAAAACCATCAATGGGgacatttttaaaaccatttttaaAATCGCTACAGAAGATGAATGAAGGAATCAAATGTATATCACCTGAAAGAGGCCAATTTCTGTGTAGAGGTCTCTTATTATGTGGAACAGCTGATCTCCCAGCCAGAAGTTTACTTTGTAACCACGTACAATACAATGGAGCATTCTCCTGTTGGAAATGTGAGCAAGAAGGAGAGACAGCATCTGTTGGGCGAGGCCATGCAAGGATTTTTCCGTTTCAAAGTGAAGAACCCAAAGGACCAGTACGAACAAAGGAAAATGTGTTGGAAAATGCAAGGACAGCAGTACAAGACCAACAGGTTGTAATGGGAAAGCCAGTAAAAG AATGA
- the LOC130053430 gene encoding uncharacterized protein LOC130053430 isoform X1, whose amino-acid sequence MLLLAIFTTKYNLIGEATEQLLKILALALPHGHKLCTSLYEFKLFFKNLRNPLVRHYYCNHCVGYIDNTTVQSCPYEFCKAQFSVRNASYFIEMPLEHQIKNLFAQKGFYESLGHRFKRKSSDNTYEDIYDGKLYKQLSENHGILSFQENISFTFNTDGAPVFKSSKTSIWPIYLVINELPYKQRMQKENMILASLWYGNKKPSMGTFLKPFLKSLQKMNEGIKCISPERGQFLCRGLLLCGTADLPARSLLCNHVQYNGAFSCWKCEQEGETASVGRGHARIFPFQSEEPKGPVRTKENVLENARTAVQDQQVVMGKPVKGIKGPSWLFFVPHFNIVSGIAIDYMHGVLLGVQKMLLELWFSEKHKGKAYNIYDSVCEVDTRLQSIRPTLDISRLPRSIEKDLKYWKASEYRSFLLFFGAPVLHGILDMQRFFHFLLLVDSMHILLKFGSNEKDLDRAEMLLFEFCRCLEELYDRCFLRLNVHQLLHLPDCVRDLGPLYTHSCFSFESKNGIVLKMIRGSQSIDTQIITAISFIQKLPELKQKCVLENSEVDKLCKTIEEPSLLKRGQKLGSGIYILGAPYSRVLTNVETAALQNFLKYDHVCDTFRSFNRVEYESYIIYGTEYSRMIKRNNSAICYNGMSGISFGEVIFFILLEDNTAGITKPLVFIKKLLCRNYNENSNMLSVIKTNDVEVVNINDILSSCLLVSFPGGQTSFMCKFPNRLESD is encoded by the coding sequence ATGCTGTTGCTTGCCATATTTACTACGAAGTATAATCTGATTGGAGAGGCAACAGAACAACTTCTAAAGATTCTGGCCTTAGCCCTTCCACATGGTCATAAACTTTGTACGTCATTATATGAATTTAAGTTATTTTTCAAGAATCTGAGGAATCCACTTGTTCGCCACTACTACTGTAATCACTGTGTTGGATATATAGATAACACCACAGTGCAAAGCTGTCCTTATGAATTTTGTAAAGCTCAATTTAGTGTTAGAAATGCCtcttatttcattgaaatgcCATTAGaacatcaaataaaaaatttattcGCTCAGAAAGGATTTTATGAGAGTTTAGGACATAGATTCAAAAGGAAATCCAGTGATAACACCTATGAAGATATTTATGATGGGAAGCTGTACAAACAATTAAGTGAAAATCACGGAATTTTAAGTTTTCAAGAAAACAtatcatttactttcaatactGATGGAGCTCCTGTTTTTAAAAGCAGCAAGACATCTATTTGGCCGATTTATCTTGTTATTAACGAATTACCATATAAGCAGCGGATGCAGAAAGAGAACATGATATTGGCAAGCCTGTGGTATGGAAACAAAAAACCATCAATGGGgacatttttaaaaccatttttaaAATCGCTACAGAAGATGAATGAAGGAATCAAATGTATATCACCTGAAAGAGGCCAATTTCTGTGTAGAGGTCTCTTATTATGTGGAACAGCTGATCTCCCAGCCAGAAGTTTACTTTGTAACCACGTACAATACAATGGAGCATTCTCCTGTTGGAAATGTGAGCAAGAAGGAGAGACAGCATCTGTTGGGCGAGGCCATGCAAGGATTTTTCCGTTTCAAAGTGAAGAACCCAAAGGACCAGTACGAACAAAGGAAAATGTGTTGGAAAATGCAAGGACAGCAGTACAAGACCAACAGGTTGTAATGGGAAAGCCAGTAAAAGGTATAAAGGGACCATCATGGCTTTTCTTCGTGCCCCATTTTAACATTGTATCTGGCATTGCCATTGACTACATGCATGGTGTCCTATTAGGGGTGCAAAAGATGTTGTTAGAATTATGGTTTAGTGAGAAGCACAAAGGGAAAGCATATAATATTTATGACAGTGTTTGTGAAGTAGATACCAGGCTTCAGAGTATTAGACCTACTCTTGATATTTCTAGATTACCACGATCTATAGAAAAAGACTTGAAATATTGGAAAGCATCAGAATATAgatcttttttattattttttggtgcTCCAGTTCTGCATGGAATTTTAGACATGCAGCGATTTTTTCACTTTCTTTTGTTGGTGGACTCTATGCACATACTTCtgaaatttgggtcaaatgaAAAAGATTTAGATAGAGCTGAAATGCTTTTGTTTGAGTTTTGTAGGTGTTTAGAAGAGTTATATGACAGATGTTTTTTAAGACTAAATGTCCATCAACTGCTTCATTTACCAGATTGTGTAAGGGATCTTGGCCCTCTCTATACCCACAGCTGCTTTTCTTTTGAAAGTAAAAATGggattgttttgaaaatgatccGAGGAAGTCAGAGTATTGATACTCAGATAATAACTGCTATATCATTTATCCAAAAGCTACCTGAATTAAAACAGAAATGTGTCTTAGAAAATTCGGAAGTTGATAAATTATGCAAAACTATTGAAGAGCCATCTTTGCTTAAGAGGGGTCAGAAACTAGGGAGTGGGATATACATTCTAGGTGCCCCGTACAGTAGAGTATTGACCAATGTTGAGACTGCTGCACTCCAAAATTTCTTGAAATATGATCATGTGTGTGATACATTTAGAAGTTTTAACAGAGTAGAATATGAATCATATATAATTTATGGCACTGAATATTCCAGAATGATCAAAAGGAACAATTCAGCAATTTGTTACAATGGAATGAGTGGGATTAGCTTTGGAGAagttatcttttttattttgttggaaGACAACACTGCAGGTATAACAAAACCTCTTGTATTCATAAAGAAGTTGCTATGCAgaaattacaatgaaaattcaaatatgttatcagttattaaaacaaatgatgttgaagttgtaaatataaatgatatattgtcAAGCTGTTTGCTTGTTTCTTTTCCTGGAGGGCAGACCTCATTCATGTGTAAGTTTCCAAACAGGTTAGAGTCTGACTAA